From the Candidatus Ozemobacteraceae bacterium genome, one window contains:
- a CDS encoding DNA-directed RNA polymerase subunit alpha, producing the protein MIEINRPKVTYTTDPDNENHGTLVLEPLERGYGQTLGNSFRRVLLASLPGSAVSSVKIDGVLHEFCSIPGVVEDVTEIVLNLKKLVVNLEQDEPLTVRLEVKGPCQVTAADIAENDNLTIIDKDVHIAHVTGNITLGMDITFKRGRGYHLADQHKENNQPIGLILVDSQYSPVTKVMYNVDDARVGQDINFDKLTLQVWTNGSMEPSECIELAAKFLKAHIDLFTDIELEEEVEEEQGDEDEKPGKKEDLVMVSSQKKETPQKGHHDILIKDLEFSVRSRNCLKKAGINTLGDLVMKKTTELLEIKNFGKKSLKEVREKLSQFNLQLPGDENGGGTDE; encoded by the coding sequence GTGATCGAAATCAATCGTCCCAAGGTAACGTACACGACCGATCCGGACAACGAGAACCACGGCACGCTCGTTCTCGAGCCCCTGGAGCGCGGATACGGCCAGACGCTCGGAAACTCGTTCCGGCGCGTGTTGTTGGCTTCGCTGCCCGGCTCGGCCGTCTCCTCCGTCAAGATCGACGGCGTGTTGCACGAGTTTTGCAGCATTCCGGGCGTGGTCGAGGATGTCACCGAGATCGTTCTCAACCTCAAGAAGCTCGTCGTGAACCTGGAACAGGATGAACCGCTGACCGTGCGGCTCGAAGTGAAGGGGCCCTGCCAGGTCACCGCGGCCGACATCGCCGAGAACGACAACCTGACCATCATCGACAAGGACGTCCACATCGCCCATGTCACGGGAAATATAACCCTTGGTATGGATATCACCTTCAAGCGCGGCCGCGGCTATCATCTGGCCGATCAGCACAAGGAAAACAACCAGCCGATCGGCCTGATCCTGGTCGATTCCCAGTATTCGCCGGTCACGAAGGTGATGTATAACGTCGATGACGCCCGCGTTGGACAGGACATCAACTTCGACAAACTGACCCTTCAGGTCTGGACCAACGGCAGCATGGAGCCCTCCGAGTGCATCGAGCTCGCCGCCAAGTTCCTGAAGGCCCACATCGATCTCTTCACCGACATCGAACTTGAGGAAGAGGTCGAGGAGGAACAGGGCGACGAAGACGAGAAGCCCGGCAAGAAGGAAGACCTCGTCATGGTTTCTTCCCAGAAGAAGGAAACCCCGCAGAAGGGGCACCATGACATACTCATCAAGGATCTCGAGTTCTCTGTCAGGTCCCGCAACTGCCTGAAGAAGGCCGGCATCAACACGCTGGGCGACCTGGTCATGAAGAAGACGACCGAACTTCTCGAGATCAAGAATTTCGGGAAGAAATCCCTGAAGGAAGTTCGCGAGAAACTCTCCCAGTTCAACCTTCAGCTTCCCGGTGACGAAAACGGCGGAGGAACCGACGAATGA
- the rpsK gene encoding 30S ribosomal protein S11, translating into MAKTGPKVKSRAKRREKKIVAKGQAHIQSTFNNTIISITDMTGNVLAWSSAGANNFHGSRKSTPYAAQVASEVVGRKALEFGMREIEVYVAGPGMSRESAVRALQTVGLNVTLIKDVSGIPHNGCRPPKRRRV; encoded by the coding sequence ATGGCTAAAACCGGACCCAAAGTAAAGTCCCGGGCCAAGCGGCGTGAGAAAAAGATCGTCGCCAAGGGCCAGGCGCACATCCAGTCGACTTTCAACAACACGATCATCTCGATCACCGATATGACCGGCAACGTGCTTGCCTGGTCGAGCGCGGGCGCGAACAATTTCCACGGCTCCCGCAAGTCAACTCCGTATGCGGCACAGGTCGCCTCCGAAGTGGTCGGACGCAAGGCCCTCGAATTCGGCATGCGCGAGATCGAAGTGTACGTCGCCGGCCCCGGCATGAGCCGCGAATCCGCCGTGCGCGCACTTCAGACTGTCGGACTGAACGTCACCCTCATCAAGGATGTCTCCGGCATTCCGCACAATGGCTGCCGCCCTCCGAAGCGGCGCCGCGTCTGA
- the rpsD gene encoding 30S ribosomal protein S4 has protein sequence MARYSGPSCRICRREGDALFLKGARCFTDKCSIKRRAKIPGQHGSDRMGNKKQTGYEIQLRAKQRVRKMYGILERQFQKYYEIASRKSGNTGVNLLHELETRLDNVVFRMGFGISRAQARMWVTQGHFTVNNRSVNIPSYQLRPGDVIALRENSSLRKTIKDIMEASISRETSPWLDVDRENCKGKFVSLPERAQLDPKIQESLIIEYYSR, from the coding sequence ATGGCTCGCTATTCAGGACCCAGTTGCCGCATTTGTCGCCGCGAAGGCGACGCGTTGTTCCTCAAGGGCGCCCGCTGCTTCACGGACAAATGTTCCATCAAGCGCCGCGCCAAGATTCCCGGCCAGCACGGTTCCGACCGCATGGGCAACAAGAAGCAGACCGGCTACGAGATCCAGCTGCGCGCGAAGCAGCGCGTCCGCAAGATGTACGGGATTCTCGAGCGCCAGTTCCAGAAGTATTACGAGATCGCCAGCCGCAAGTCGGGCAACACCGGCGTGAACCTGCTGCACGAGCTCGAAACCCGCCTGGACAACGTCGTGTTTCGCATGGGCTTCGGCATTTCCCGCGCCCAGGCCCGCATGTGGGTCACCCAGGGCCACTTCACGGTCAACAACCGCAGCGTGAACATCCCCAGCTACCAGCTGCGCCCCGGCGACGTCATCGCCCTTCGCGAGAACAGCTCGCTGCGCAAGACCATCAAGGACATCATGGAAGCCTCGATCAGCCGCGAAACCAGCCCCTGGCTCGACGTCGACCGCGAGAACTGCAAGGGCAAGTTCGTTTCTCTGCCCGAGCGCGCTCAGCTCGATCCGAAGATTCAGGAATCGCTCATCATCGAGTACTACTCGCGGTAA
- the rpsM gene encoding 30S ribosomal protein S13, with protein sequence MARIAGVDLPREKRIEAALPYIYGIGLTRSREILKKTKISPDKRVKDLTEEEISLIKQAIEQNYRVEGDLRREVSMSIKRLMDIGCYRGLRHRKGLPVRGQRTHTNARTRKGPRRSIVKNK encoded by the coding sequence ATGGCTCGTATCGCCGGCGTTGATCTGCCCCGGGAAAAGCGCATCGAAGCAGCTCTTCCCTATATCTACGGAATCGGCCTGACCCGGTCCCGTGAGATTCTCAAGAAGACGAAGATCAGTCCTGACAAGCGCGTGAAGGATCTCACCGAAGAAGAGATCAGTCTCATCAAGCAGGCCATCGAACAGAACTACCGCGTCGAGGGCGACCTCCGCCGCGAAGTGTCGATGTCGATCAAGCGCCTGATGGATATTGGTTGCTATCGTGGCCTCCGCCACCGCAAGGGCCTTCCGGTCCGCGGTCAGCGCACCCACACCAATGCCCGCACGCGCAAGGGCCCCCGCCGGTCCATCGTCAAGAACAAGTAA
- the rpmJ gene encoding 50S ribosomal protein L36 translates to MRVRASVKKICEKCKIIKRRGIIRVICENPRHKQRQG, encoded by the coding sequence ATGAGAGTTCGGGCATCGGTTAAGAAAATTTGTGAAAAGTGCAAAATCATCAAGCGGCGCGGAATCATCCGCGTCATCTGCGAGAATCCCCGGCACAAGCAGCGCCAGGGTTGA
- a CDS encoding L17 family ribosomal protein, whose product MRHSKIGRKFGRESHQRTALLRSLCSSLVKYERIETTLQKAKDMKRVIERAVTMAKGENAEKNPELLKFFHSWHDKELIGRDAIKKFISNLNKETRERVEKYLADPKANPKPEIITEYLASEGDRAKGPRILRLEGLLSKLVKRIAPRFKDVNGGYTRIYKTGYRRGDAAEMCIIEFTKRENA is encoded by the coding sequence ATGAGACACAGTAAAATCGGACGCAAATTCGGGCGCGAGTCCCATCAGCGAACTGCGCTGCTGCGCTCGCTCTGCTCTTCGCTCGTGAAATACGAGCGCATTGAAACCACCCTGCAGAAGGCCAAGGACATGAAGCGCGTCATCGAGCGCGCCGTGACCATGGCGAAGGGCGAGAACGCCGAGAAGAACCCCGAGCTTCTCAAGTTCTTCCACAGCTGGCACGACAAGGAACTGATCGGTCGCGATGCGATCAAGAAGTTCATCTCCAACCTGAACAAGGAGACCCGCGAAAGGGTCGAGAAATACCTCGCCGATCCGAAGGCCAATCCGAAGCCTGAGATCATCACCGAATATCTCGCTTCCGAAGGCGACCGCGCCAAGGGTCCCCGCATCCTTCGTCTCGAAGGTCTGCTGAGCAAGCTCGTCAAGCGCATCGCCCCCCGGTTCAAGGACGTGAACGGCGGTTACACCCGCATCTACAAGACCGGCTACCGGCGCGGCGACGCGGCCGAGATGTGCATCATCGAGTTCACCAAGCGGGAGAACGCCTGA